The window ATTATTCCCGCAATTGCAACCCGTCTCCGCTGACCTCCACTCAGTTCAAAAGGAGAGCGATCCTTTATCTCATCAAAATCAAGTCCAACCGTTTCAATAGCTTCCTTTGTCCTTTCATTCACTTCTTTTTCCGAAAGTCCCAAATTTCCAGGTCCAAAAGCAACATCCTTCTCAACTGTTTCTTCAAAAAGCTGGTACTCCGGATATTGGAACACGAGGCCGACTTTTTTTCGGACATCATTCATTTTAACTTTTTTTCCTGTAATATCAAGTCCGTTTATCAGTATTGTGCCGGACTCAGCCTTAAGCAGCCCGTTGAGGTGCTGTATTAACGTAGACTTTCCTGAACCTGTATGGCCTATGAGCCCTGTAAATTCACCTGTTTCTATTTCAAAACAGATGTTTCTGAGAGCCATGGTTTCAAAAGGGCTTTTGGGGTTATATGTGTGTGTAAGATCCTTTACAATAATCGACATAATTCATCCACCATTTCTTCCATAGTCAGTATACCGTCTTTTACCTTTAGCCCCTCCGCTTTAAGGGCGTTTGCCAAAAGTGTCACCTGAGGCAAGTCAAGTCCGCATTCCATAATGATTTCCGGCCTGGAAAAGACCTCTTTTGGTGTTCCCTGAATGACTATCTTCCCGTCATCCATTACCAAAATTCTGTCGGCGCGAACAGCCTCCTCCATGAAGTGCGTTATATGAATAATTGTTATTCCTTCTCTTTTGTTGAGACCGGTGATTGTTTCGATGACTTCTTTTCTGCCTGCGGGATCAAGCATAGCTGTCGGCTCGTCAAGAATTATGCATTCGGGCTTCATCGCCAATATACCAGCAATCGCAATCCTCTGCTTCTGGCCGCCCGACAATAGGTGGGGAGGTTTTCGCTTGTATTCATCCATTCCCACGGCTGCTATGGCCAAATCTACTCTTTTTCTTATCTCTAGCGGAGGAATACCCAAATTTTCCGGGCCAAAAGCAACATCTTCCTCCACAATTGTAGCTACTATCTGATTATCTGGATTTTGGAAAACCATTCCAGCGCTTCTTCTGATTTCCCAAAGATTATTTTCGTCTTTAGTGTCCATTCCATTGACCAGCACTTGGCCATCACATGGAAGAAGTATTGCATTTAGCATTTTAGCCAATGTGGACTTTC is drawn from Peptostreptococcaceae bacterium and contains these coding sequences:
- a CDS encoding energy-coupling factor transporter ATPase: MENIIEVKKASYKYIIEEEEFLAVDNVEFQVKRGEFVVVIGHNGSGKSTLAKMLNAILLPCDGQVLVNGMDTKDENNLWEIRRSAGMVFQNPDNQIVATIVEEDVAFGPENLGIPPLEIRKRVDLAIAAVGMDEYKRKPPHLLSGGQKQRIAIAGILAMKPECIILDEPTAMLDPAGRKEVIETITGLNKREGITIIHITHFMEEAVRADRILVMDDGKIVIQGTPKEVFSRPEIIMECGLDLPQVTLLANALKAEGLKVKDGILTMEEMVDELCRLL
- a CDS encoding energy-coupling factor transporter ATPase, which produces MSIIVKDLTHTYNPKSPFETMALRNICFEIETGEFTGLIGHTGSGKSTLIQHLNGLLKAESGTILINGLDITGKKVKMNDVRKKVGLVFQYPEYQLFEETVEKDVAFGPGNLGLSEKEVNERTKEAIETVGLDFDEIKDRSPFELSGGQRRRVAIAGIIAMKPEVLILDEPTAGLDPRGRSEILEKISLLHKKHNTTVLLISHSMEDIARLCGKVLVINKGSIAFSGTPKEVFSQVDALENIDLGVPQMTALMEKLSQRLTDVKKGALTVEEAKEEIMRLARSRKNA